In one Corynebacterium bovis DSM 20582 = CIP 54.80 genomic region, the following are encoded:
- a CDS encoding XRE family transcriptional regulator: MSDVLPGDRLETARLRRGMTTAAAARALGVTPRTYRRYEQDGAPVRQADNLATAFDFPRRFFVRDGDIRLDASEAIFRAGRRAPDAAKQAAVAVGRCGVDVDRYIRRRFVLPEVDLPDVSGHTPRTAARLLRDRWSLGDAPLPNLVQLCESRGVRVHGLPPSAYAVDAYSCWYDGDPYIFLARRRTPEGARFDIAHELGHLVMHRGPSSSEDREVEADEFASEFLLPRTALAATVPRHPGLRDILRVRSAYRASAMATAVSLHRAGFLSDYAYRAVCRTLAGKGFRSSEPGGMGAYERSRVFSTVFSPDTPGALSVASVADDLGIPRDDVHALILGTRLQAVSGTPGPSPGSGPPRRELVPGTPADRPALRVIR, encoded by the coding sequence ATGAGTGATGTCCTCCCCGGTGACCGGCTGGAGACGGCCCGGCTCCGCCGGGGGATGACGACGGCCGCGGCCGCACGGGCCCTCGGGGTCACACCGCGCACGTACCGTCGCTACGAGCAGGACGGTGCCCCGGTGCGCCAGGCGGACAACCTGGCCACAGCGTTCGACTTCCCCCGGCGGTTCTTCGTCCGTGACGGGGACATCCGGCTCGACGCCTCCGAGGCCATCTTCCGCGCGGGGCGGCGGGCGCCCGACGCGGCGAAGCAGGCGGCTGTCGCCGTCGGCCGGTGCGGCGTGGACGTCGACCGGTACATCCGGCGGCGCTTCGTCCTCCCGGAGGTCGACCTCCCGGACGTGAGCGGTCATACGCCGCGCACAGCCGCCCGCCTCCTGCGCGACCGGTGGAGCCTCGGCGATGCGCCCCTGCCGAACCTCGTCCAGTTGTGTGAGTCACGGGGTGTCCGTGTCCACGGTCTCCCGCCGTCGGCGTACGCCGTCGACGCCTATTCCTGCTGGTACGACGGCGACCCGTACATCTTCCTCGCCCGGCGACGGACCCCGGAGGGGGCACGGTTCGACATCGCCCATGAACTGGGGCACCTCGTCATGCACCGGGGGCCGTCATCGTCGGAGGACCGGGAGGTGGAGGCGGACGAGTTCGCGTCCGAGTTCCTGTTGCCCCGCACGGCCCTGGCGGCGACGGTCCCGCGGCACCCCGGGCTCCGGGACATCCTGCGTGTCCGTTCCGCGTACCGGGCGTCCGCGATGGCGACGGCCGTCAGCCTCCACCGCGCAGGGTTCCTGTCCGACTACGCCTACCGGGCGGTGTGCAGGACCCTCGCGGGGAAGGGGTTCCGGTCGTCCGAACCGGGCGGGATGGGGGCCTACGAGCGCTCCCGGGTGTTCTCCACCGTGTTCTCCCCGGACACACCGGGCGCGCTGTCCGTGGCGTCCGTCGCCGACGATCTGGGGATTCCCCGCGACGACGTCCACGCTCTGATCCTCGGCACCCGGCTCCAGGCGGTGTCCGGGACGCCGGGGCCGTCACCGGGGTCCGGACCGCCGCGCCGGGAGCTGGTGCCGGGCACACCGGCCGACCGTCCGGCACTCCGCGTCATCAGGTGA
- a CDS encoding MbtH family protein: MAGNPFDDPDGTFYALVNDEGQYSLWPTFSPVPDGWTIAHGGPDGTTRDDALEFIDRTWTDMRPESLRNAR, from the coding sequence ATGGCAGGTAACCCGTTCGACGATCCCGACGGCACGTTCTACGCGCTCGTCAACGACGAGGGCCAGTACTCGCTGTGGCCCACGTTCTCGCCGGTCCCGGACGGGTGGACCATCGCCCACGGCGGCCCCGACGGCACCACCCGCGACGACGCCCTGGAGTTCATCGACAGGACCTGGACGGACATGCGCCCGGA
- the wzm gene encoding galactan export ABC transporter permease subunit Wzm/RfbD, with amino-acid sequence MTAAPVGTPPPSRSSTVGAAWRDLTRGFQQRELWLALGWQDIKQRYRRSVLGPLWITISRAVMALALGLLYSLLFEIDLKEFLPHVAVGLIIWDFIAGCVIEGSQVFIANEGLIKQLPSALSVHVYRLVWRQFLFMCHNLVIWLALLVIFRIPVGWEVLYAVPGIVLLVANGVWVTMFFGIVSTRFRDVAPLLESLVQLAFYMTPIVWSVSIIERQGGAAADRAVLAEFNPFFHYLSVVRGPMIDEPVEMRSWLIVIALTVAGTALALAVMRKWRFRVSYWV; translated from the coding sequence ATCACGGCGGCGCCCGTCGGCACCCCGCCCCCGTCGCGGTCGTCGACGGTCGGCGCCGCGTGGCGGGACCTCACCCGGGGCTTCCAGCAGCGGGAGCTGTGGCTCGCGCTCGGGTGGCAGGACATCAAGCAGCGTTACCGCCGCTCGGTCCTGGGCCCGTTGTGGATCACGATCTCGCGGGCGGTCATGGCGTTGGCGCTGGGCCTGCTGTACTCCCTCCTGTTCGAGATCGACCTCAAGGAGTTCCTCCCGCACGTGGCCGTCGGCCTCATCATCTGGGACTTCATCGCCGGGTGCGTGATCGAGGGCTCGCAGGTGTTCATCGCGAACGAGGGGCTCATCAAGCAGCTGCCCTCGGCGTTGTCGGTGCACGTGTACCGGCTGGTGTGGCGGCAGTTCCTGTTCATGTGCCACAACCTCGTCATCTGGCTGGCGCTGCTGGTGATCTTCCGCATCCCGGTCGGGTGGGAGGTCCTGTACGCGGTGCCGGGGATCGTGCTGCTCGTGGCGAACGGCGTGTGGGTGACGATGTTCTTCGGGATCGTGTCCACCCGGTTCCGGGACGTCGCCCCGCTGCTGGAGTCCCTGGTGCAGCTGGCGTTCTACATGACCCCCATCGTGTGGTCGGTGAGCATCATCGAGCGCCAGGGCGGCGCGGCGGCGGACCGGGCGGTCCTCGCGGAGTTCAACCCGTTCTTCCACTACCTCTCGGTCGTGCGCGGGCCGATGATCGACGAGCCGGTGGAGATGCGCAGCTGGCTCATCGTCATCGCGCTCACCGTCGCGGGCACGGCCCTGGCTCTCGCGGTCATGCGGAAGTGGCGTTTCCGCGTGAGCTACTGGGTCTGA
- a CDS encoding phosphonate ABC transporter ATP-binding protein, producing MTDHTTPTTPTTPITPAGAAPAGAAPAGPTGPATAGPTGPATDRVLRVTHIARSFGTNHVLRDISLDAHRGEVVALLGANGSGKSTALRIIAGLDRHDRGDVDVPGGTGTAVIFQKVHLVPRRSVLDNVCAGGIAHIPRWRSLLPATFPTTLREEAMGCLRRVGLADRAHDRAGSLSGGQQQRVAVARALCQRAELILADEPTSALDPTAAHQVMALLRDIAKTAGVACVAVVHQPELALEYCDTVVGIREGRVAFTLPAAEADLGRISALYRAATPSTATADTPATVPVTVTVPATGPTTPTEESR from the coding sequence ATGACCGACCACACCACGCCCACCACGCCCACCACGCCCATCACGCCGGCCGGCGCCGCACCCGCCGGCGCCGCACCCGCCGGCCCGACCGGGCCCGCGACCGCCGGCCCGACCGGGCCCGCGACCGACCGGGTCCTCCGCGTGACCCACATCGCCCGCAGCTTCGGCACGAACCACGTGCTCCGGGACATCTCGCTGGACGCCCACCGGGGTGAGGTCGTCGCCCTGCTCGGCGCGAACGGCAGCGGCAAGTCCACCGCCCTGCGGATCATCGCCGGCCTGGACCGGCACGACCGGGGCGACGTCGACGTCCCCGGCGGGACCGGCACCGCCGTCATCTTCCAGAAGGTCCACCTGGTGCCGCGCCGGTCGGTGCTGGACAACGTCTGCGCCGGGGGCATCGCGCACATCCCCCGGTGGCGGAGCCTGCTGCCGGCGACGTTCCCCACCACCCTGCGCGAGGAGGCGATGGGCTGCCTCCGGCGGGTCGGCCTCGCCGACCGGGCGCACGACCGCGCCGGGTCCCTCTCCGGCGGTCAGCAGCAGCGGGTCGCCGTGGCCCGCGCGCTGTGCCAGCGGGCGGAGCTCATCCTCGCCGACGAACCGACGTCCGCGCTCGACCCCACCGCGGCGCACCAGGTCATGGCCCTGCTCCGGGACATCGCGAAGACGGCCGGGGTCGCGTGCGTGGCCGTCGTCCACCAACCGGAACTCGCGCTGGAGTACTGCGACACCGTCGTCGGCATCCGGGAGGGGCGGGTCGCCTTCACCCTGCCCGCCGCGGAGGCCGACCTCGGGCGCATCTCGGCGCTCTACCGTGCCGCCACGCCATCCACCGCCACCGCCGACACCCCCGCGACCGTGCCCGTGACCGTGACCGTGCCCGCCACCGGGCCCACCACCCCCACCGAGGAGTCCCGATGA
- a CDS encoding GntR family transcriptional regulator, giving the protein MDAGSTPRLHVQIAHHLRELITSGDLRPGDELPSEAELCRRFRTSRSPVRQALTALRTEGLISAGQGRRSVVLSRASSQSFSTLLSFTEWCRSLGVTPGQWTLELARRPASEETAELLDTDPAAPVVEILRLRSMDGTPVMLERATFPLDVGRHLFDVDTDACSIYEHLTSRGIELYRAEHRIDALAAPEADAAVLGTDPGSPLLRVRRRTTDLRGRVVELADDRYLPEHATFTVVNTRTGTAGLHHGRGTAAPSWTPEP; this is encoded by the coding sequence ATGGACGCCGGATCCACTCCCCGCCTGCACGTACAAATCGCCCACCACCTCCGCGAACTCATCACGTCCGGGGACCTCCGCCCGGGTGACGAGCTCCCCAGCGAGGCCGAGCTGTGCCGCCGGTTCCGGACCTCCCGCAGCCCCGTCCGCCAGGCCCTCACGGCCCTGCGCACCGAAGGGTTGATCTCGGCGGGACAGGGCCGGCGCTCCGTCGTCCTGTCCCGGGCGTCCTCACAGAGCTTCAGCACCCTGTTGTCCTTCACCGAGTGGTGCCGGTCCCTCGGCGTCACCCCGGGCCAGTGGACCCTGGAGCTCGCCCGCCGTCCCGCGTCCGAGGAGACCGCCGAACTCCTCGACACCGACCCGGCCGCCCCGGTCGTCGAGATCCTGCGTCTGCGCAGCATGGACGGCACCCCGGTCATGCTCGAACGCGCGACGTTCCCCCTCGACGTCGGCCGCCACCTCTTCGACGTCGACACGGACGCCTGCTCGATCTACGAGCACCTCACCTCGCGGGGCATCGAGCTGTACCGCGCGGAGCACCGGATCGACGCCCTCGCCGCCCCGGAGGCGGACGCCGCCGTCCTCGGCACCGACCCCGGCTCACCGCTGCTGCGGGTGCGGCGGCGGACCACGGACCTCCGCGGCCGCGTCGTCGAGCTCGCCGACGACCGCTACCTGCCCGAACACGCGACGTTCACCGTCGTCAACACCCGCACAGGCACCGCCGGCCTGCACCACGGCCGCGGCACCGCCGCCCCGTCCTGGACCCCCGAACCGTGA
- a CDS encoding TIGR03364 family FAD-dependent oxidoreductase, with translation MTDTDRDTDPATSSDPARTPGARPAAGATADLVVVGAGVLGLATAWQAHREGRTVHVIDRSDRPVGASVQNFGHACFTAQADAVQDLARISAAGWTRAAADAGFRARRPGTVIPAVTPVEMQVIEEFRAHRGPEEVRVLDAAETARLTGAAGSADAPALTGGAHLPRDMRVNPREAVPALARWLARQGVRFSWSTAVHGVGDGVVDTSRGTVRGAEVVVCPGHSLRDLLPDLAVDAGVRTCTLTMALIARPDHTPVDLAMLTGTSMTRYDGIAAMPAAAALRGELAAREPELRGCDANLMATAVPPTPGHPGGVIVGDSHGYDTSPEPFIDAPTSDLLVDRAARYLGIRRPVVLQRWQGRYADSPSRNLVLHRPDARTTVAVVTSGIGMTLSFGIADLVLGGGEAPAF, from the coding sequence GTGACCGACACCGACAGAGACACCGACCCAGCCACCTCCTCCGACCCCGCCCGCACGCCCGGGGCCCGCCCGGCCGCCGGCGCGACCGCCGACCTCGTCGTCGTCGGTGCGGGCGTCCTCGGCCTCGCGACGGCCTGGCAGGCCCACCGCGAGGGCCGGACCGTGCACGTCATCGACCGCTCGGACCGTCCCGTCGGGGCGTCCGTGCAGAACTTCGGCCACGCCTGCTTCACCGCGCAGGCCGACGCCGTCCAGGACCTCGCCCGGATCTCCGCGGCGGGGTGGACGCGCGCCGCGGCCGACGCGGGATTCCGCGCCCGGCGTCCGGGCACCGTCATCCCGGCCGTCACCCCGGTCGAGATGCAGGTCATCGAGGAGTTCCGGGCCCACCGCGGGCCGGAGGAGGTCCGGGTGCTCGACGCCGCGGAGACCGCCCGGCTCACCGGGGCCGCGGGGTCGGCGGACGCCCCGGCCCTCACCGGTGGCGCGCATCTCCCGCGGGACATGCGGGTCAACCCGCGTGAGGCCGTCCCCGCGCTCGCCCGGTGGCTCGCCCGGCAGGGCGTGCGTTTCAGCTGGTCCACGGCGGTCCACGGCGTCGGCGACGGCGTCGTCGACACCTCCCGCGGGACCGTCCGCGGGGCCGAGGTCGTCGTGTGTCCCGGTCACTCCCTCCGCGACCTCCTGCCCGACCTCGCCGTCGATGCCGGGGTGCGCACCTGCACGCTGACGATGGCGCTCATCGCCCGGCCGGACCACACACCGGTCGACCTCGCCATGCTCACGGGCACGTCGATGACCAGGTACGACGGCATCGCCGCGATGCCGGCGGCGGCCGCCCTCCGCGGGGAGCTCGCCGCCCGGGAGCCGGAGCTCAGGGGGTGCGACGCCAACCTCATGGCGACCGCCGTCCCCCCGACCCCCGGCCACCCGGGCGGGGTCATCGTCGGCGACTCCCACGGGTACGACACCAGCCCGGAGCCCTTCATCGACGCGCCGACATCCGATCTGCTCGTCGACCGGGCCGCGCGCTACCTGGGGATCCGCCGCCCGGTGGTCCTCCAGCGCTGGCAGGGCCGGTACGCGGACAGCCCGTCGCGGAACCTCGTCCTCCACCGGCCCGACGCCCGGACGACGGTCGCCGTCGTGACCTCCGGGATCGGGATGACGCTCTCCTTCGGCATCGCCGACCTCGTGCTCGGCGGCGGGGAGGCGCCGGCGTTCTGA
- the wzt gene encoding galactan export ABC transporter ATP-binding subunit Wzt/RfbE, whose product MVSIDTYNASVDFPIFDAKSRSMKHTFLGAAGGAIGRNESNTVMVEALRDVNLHLREGDRIGLVGHNGAGKSTLLRLLSGIYEPTRGSAVVEGRVAPVFDLGVGMDPEISGYENIVIRGLFLGESRRSINRKVDEIAEFSELGDYLSMPLRTYSTGMRIRLALGVVTSIEPEILLLDEGIGAVDAAFMEKARSRLQELVAKSGILVFASHSNEFLAQLCDKALWVDHGEVRSCGAVEDVVGEYEGPEAREQVLHVLEKLGRRDAAR is encoded by the coding sequence ATGGTCAGCATCGACACCTACAACGCGAGCGTCGACTTCCCGATCTTCGACGCGAAGTCCCGCTCGATGAAGCACACCTTCCTCGGCGCGGCCGGCGGTGCCATCGGCCGCAACGAGTCGAACACCGTCATGGTCGAGGCGCTGCGGGACGTCAACCTGCACCTCCGGGAGGGCGACCGGATCGGCCTCGTCGGCCACAACGGGGCCGGCAAGTCCACCCTGCTGCGCCTGCTGTCCGGCATCTACGAGCCGACGCGCGGCTCGGCCGTCGTCGAGGGCCGCGTGGCCCCGGTGTTCGACCTCGGGGTGGGCATGGACCCGGAGATCTCCGGGTACGAGAACATCGTCATCCGCGGCCTGTTCCTCGGCGAGTCCCGCCGGTCGATCAACCGCAAGGTCGACGAGATCGCGGAGTTCTCCGAGCTCGGCGACTATCTCTCGATGCCGCTGCGCACGTACTCCACGGGTATGCGGATCCGGCTGGCCCTCGGGGTGGTCACGTCGATCGAGCCGGAGATCCTCCTTCTCGACGAGGGCATCGGCGCGGTCGACGCCGCCTTCATGGAGAAGGCCCGCTCCCGCCTGCAGGAACTGGTCGCGAAGTCCGGCATCCTCGTGTTCGCCTCCCACTCCAACGAGTTCCTCGCGCAGCTGTGCGACAAGGCGCTGTGGGTGGACCACGGCGAGGTCCGGTCCTGCGGGGCGGTCGAGGACGTCGTCGGCGAGTACGAGGGCCCGGAGGCCCGGGAGCAGGTCCTGCACGTCCTGGAGAAGCTCGGCCGCCGCGACGCCGCGCGGTAG
- a CDS encoding SDR family NAD(P)-dependent oxidoreductase codes for MTDTSRTTDPTTGPTTGDAQRVAAVTGAGAGIGAAVAELLAARGYAVVVSDVDLSAAEQVVERITSAGGTATAVTVNAGDEQDQRALVDTAVETYGRLDAAVNNAGLGAPVNRLADITPEQYHRAVDVTLTGTFLGMRAQLAQMERQGSGAVVNVISIGGLRPAAGMSPYTSAKHGVTGLTEVAALDYADRGIRVNGVAPGPIDTAALATLSEERRHAEEQKIPVKRLGTPEEVAKAVAWLLSDDASFTTGAVLTVDGGASLL; via the coding sequence ATGACCGACACCTCACGGACCACCGACCCGACCACCGGCCCGACGACCGGCGACGCGCAGCGGGTCGCCGCCGTCACCGGGGCGGGGGCCGGCATCGGCGCGGCCGTCGCCGAACTGCTCGCCGCCCGGGGGTACGCGGTGGTGGTGTCCGACGTCGACCTCTCCGCCGCGGAGCAGGTCGTCGAGCGGATCACCTCCGCCGGGGGCACCGCCACCGCCGTCACCGTCAACGCGGGGGACGAACAGGACCAGCGGGCGCTCGTCGACACGGCCGTGGAGACCTACGGGCGGCTCGACGCGGCGGTGAACAACGCCGGGCTCGGCGCGCCGGTCAACCGGCTGGCCGACATCACCCCGGAGCAGTACCACCGGGCGGTCGACGTGACCCTGACCGGCACGTTCCTGGGCATGCGCGCCCAGCTGGCCCAGATGGAACGGCAGGGCTCCGGCGCCGTGGTGAACGTCATCTCCATCGGCGGGCTGCGCCCGGCGGCGGGCATGTCCCCGTACACCTCCGCGAAGCACGGCGTGACCGGCCTCACGGAGGTCGCGGCGCTGGACTACGCGGACCGCGGCATCCGGGTCAACGGCGTGGCCCCCGGCCCGATCGACACCGCGGCGCTGGCGACCCTCAGCGAGGAACGCCGGCACGCCGAGGAGCAGAAGATCCCGGTCAAGCGGCTCGGGACGCCGGAGGAGGTCGCGAAGGCCGTGGCCTGGCTGCTGTCCGACGACGCCTCCTTCACGACGGGCGCGGTGCTCACCGTCGACGGCGGGGCGTCGCTGCTCTGA
- the phnE gene encoding phosphonate ABC transporter, permease protein PhnE — MTTATSPSTPPSPSSPSPAGAAPTGTGPRDPLVHPFPVPERSRTRTLVAWGVAVVVLVAVHWAAVDGTEFYVQKLGAGWANIVRFLGDAVPPDLSWERVVLPGLKGLLTTLWIGLLGTTFSVPVAFVLAMGAARTVTSNVVVYQFCRSVLSFLRAVPDIVFALIFVTAVGLGPFAGVLAHIFHNTGVMGKLWAEAVEEADQGPQTALRTAGATRLQQIAHATLPVSLPQLTGLLLYRFDVNVRSSLVLGLVGAGGIGLLINRSIKTFRFDEMTTYIIMVLLLVVIVDQTSAWLRKRI, encoded by the coding sequence ATGACCACCGCCACCTCACCGTCCACACCGCCCTCGCCGTCCTCACCGTCACCCGCCGGTGCCGCACCGACCGGCACCGGCCCCCGCGACCCCCTGGTCCACCCGTTCCCCGTGCCGGAGCGCAGCCGGACGCGCACCCTCGTCGCGTGGGGCGTGGCCGTCGTCGTCCTCGTCGCCGTGCACTGGGCCGCGGTCGACGGCACCGAGTTCTACGTGCAGAAACTCGGTGCCGGGTGGGCCAACATCGTCCGCTTCCTCGGCGACGCCGTGCCCCCGGACCTCTCCTGGGAGCGGGTCGTGCTGCCCGGTCTGAAGGGGCTGCTGACGACGCTGTGGATCGGGTTGCTCGGCACGACGTTCTCCGTGCCGGTGGCGTTCGTCCTCGCGATGGGCGCCGCGCGGACCGTGACGTCGAACGTCGTGGTGTACCAGTTCTGCCGGTCGGTCCTGTCCTTCCTGCGGGCCGTGCCCGACATCGTGTTTGCCCTGATCTTCGTCACAGCCGTCGGGCTCGGACCGTTCGCCGGCGTCCTCGCGCACATCTTCCACAACACAGGTGTGATGGGGAAGCTGTGGGCGGAGGCCGTCGAGGAGGCCGACCAGGGCCCGCAGACCGCGCTGCGGACGGCCGGGGCGACGCGCCTCCAGCAGATCGCCCACGCCACCCTGCCGGTGTCGTTGCCGCAGCTCACGGGGCTGCTCCTGTACCGCTTCGACGTCAACGTCCGCAGTTCGCTGGTTCTCGGGCTCGTCGGTGCGGGCGGGATCGGCCTGCTCATCAACCGGTCGATCAAGACGTTCCGGTTCGATGAGATGACCACCTACATCATCATGGTGCTCCTGCTGGTCGTCATCGTGGACCAGACGTCCGCCTGGCTGCGGAAGCGGATCTGA
- a CDS encoding aminotransferase class V-fold PLP-dependent enzyme: protein MFDVARVRGLYVSLSDGWTYLNAGERAQVPERVSSAVSRAFRTAPLQAHTEMSSGSHSRAQVPGGAVGAQITASARLAVADLVGGRPDGVVLGPNRAVLLHTLSTAMSRQLRMGREVVLSRVDDPANIAPWLMACDLYGAQVRWAEADLSTGTLPEWQYGDLVTPDTALVAVAAANAHVGTVTDVAAVAREVHRRSRGWVVVDATAYAPYRVIDIDAWEADVVAVDLAPLGGPEIGALVFRDPTLPAQLKLMDVARGRHATVDVEAEAERRLRALEVGGHAPGLLGGVPAAVDHLANLDDAASGTRRRRLEESLPKAESYMHVLAQHLVHGLQSLRGVHVVGLDGEFDEPFSYDSVERIPRVSFMVAGLDAATVGRRLVANNVIAQVVPLEDSALLDQMGVAEQGGAVCVAMSPHNTAYDVDHLVRVVAGLV from the coding sequence GTGTTCGATGTCGCGCGCGTGCGGGGCCTCTACGTCTCTCTGTCAGACGGCTGGACCTACCTCAACGCCGGCGAACGGGCCCAGGTGCCGGAACGCGTGAGCTCCGCGGTGTCCCGCGCCTTCCGCACGGCCCCGCTGCAGGCCCACACGGAGATGTCGAGCGGCAGCCACTCCCGCGCCCAGGTCCCCGGCGGGGCGGTGGGTGCACAGATCACCGCCTCCGCGCGGCTCGCCGTGGCGGACCTCGTCGGGGGCCGGCCTGACGGCGTCGTCCTCGGACCGAACCGGGCCGTTCTCCTCCACACCCTCTCCACCGCCATGTCCCGGCAGCTGCGGATGGGCCGGGAGGTCGTGCTCAGCCGGGTCGACGACCCCGCGAACATCGCCCCGTGGCTCATGGCCTGCGACCTCTACGGCGCGCAGGTGCGGTGGGCGGAGGCCGACCTGTCCACCGGCACGCTGCCCGAGTGGCAGTACGGCGACCTCGTGACGCCGGACACCGCCCTCGTCGCCGTCGCCGCGGCGAACGCGCACGTCGGGACCGTGACGGATGTCGCGGCCGTCGCGCGGGAGGTGCACCGGCGGTCGCGCGGATGGGTCGTCGTCGACGCCACCGCCTACGCCCCCTACCGGGTCATCGACATCGACGCCTGGGAGGCCGACGTCGTCGCCGTCGACCTCGCCCCGCTCGGCGGGCCGGAGATCGGCGCGCTCGTGTTCCGCGACCCCACCCTCCCCGCCCAGCTCAAGCTCATGGACGTGGCGCGGGGCCGGCACGCGACCGTCGACGTGGAGGCGGAGGCGGAGCGTCGGCTCCGCGCGCTCGAGGTCGGCGGGCACGCGCCGGGGCTGCTCGGCGGGGTGCCCGCGGCCGTCGACCACCTCGCGAACCTCGACGACGCCGCCTCCGGGACCCGGCGCCGCCGCCTCGAGGAGTCCCTGCCCAAGGCCGAGAGCTACATGCACGTCCTCGCGCAGCACCTCGTCCACGGGCTCCAGAGCCTGCGGGGCGTGCACGTCGTCGGGCTCGACGGGGAGTTCGACGAACCCTTCAGCTACGACTCCGTGGAGCGGATCCCGCGCGTCAGCTTCATGGTCGCGGGGCTCGACGCCGCGACGGTCGGGCGGCGACTCGTGGCGAACAACGTCATCGCGCAGGTCGTGCCGCTGGAGGACAGCGCGCTGCTCGACCAGATGGGTGTCGCCGAACAGGGCGGCGCCGTGTGCGTGGCGATGAGCCCGCACAACACGGCGTACGACGTGGACCACCTCGTGCGCGTCGTCGCCGGGCTGGTGTAG
- a CDS encoding phosphate/phosphite/phosphonate ABC transporter substrate-binding protein, giving the protein MRILRTPPLVPDPPPARHRPPTARRAAVRVVTLTTILGLTLGTAACAPGGRGPDDPTCPNGRIAFGVEPFESPDTLEPAYRAIAADLGRALDCEVEVQVVDDYSAEVLAMRNGSLTLGQFGPLGYVFADRVARAEPVVSFGDADGVLSTYTAGIWVAADSPIRTVADLRGRQLALGSVGSTSGDALPRMAVSEAGLREDDLRMDYAGGHPEALLALTNGAVDAAEINSQTLATATADGTFRPGDFRQIWISGPVPNDPVTVAGDAPAELKENLRRALTSLSPETISEVARLLDVDPPGPLVPVTKDDYTSLFRLADELHMTPEDVS; this is encoded by the coding sequence ATGCGCATTCTCCGGACCCCGCCCCTCGTCCCCGACCCCCCACCCGCCCGGCACCGACCGCCGACCGCACGGCGCGCGGCGGTCCGCGTCGTCACCCTGACCACCATCCTCGGCCTCACCCTGGGGACCGCCGCGTGCGCCCCCGGCGGCCGCGGCCCGGACGACCCGACCTGCCCGAACGGCAGGATCGCCTTCGGCGTCGAGCCGTTCGAGTCCCCCGACACCCTGGAGCCCGCCTACCGGGCGATCGCCGCCGACCTCGGCCGGGCGCTCGACTGCGAGGTCGAGGTGCAGGTCGTCGACGACTACTCCGCCGAGGTCCTCGCCATGCGGAACGGCTCGCTGACCCTCGGCCAGTTCGGCCCGCTGGGGTACGTCTTCGCCGACCGGGTCGCGCGCGCCGAGCCGGTCGTGAGCTTCGGCGACGCCGACGGCGTGCTCTCGACGTACACCGCCGGCATCTGGGTCGCCGCGGACTCCCCGATCCGCACCGTCGCCGACCTGCGGGGACGGCAGCTGGCCCTGGGGTCCGTCGGGTCGACCTCCGGCGACGCGCTGCCCCGCATGGCCGTCTCCGAAGCCGGACTCCGCGAGGACGACCTCCGCATGGACTACGCCGGCGGCCACCCGGAGGCGCTCCTCGCGCTGACGAACGGGGCGGTCGACGCGGCGGAGATCAACTCCCAGACCCTCGCCACCGCCACCGCGGACGGCACGTTCCGGCCCGGGGACTTCCGGCAGATCTGGATCTCCGGGCCCGTGCCGAACGACCCCGTCACCGTCGCCGGCGATGCGCCGGCCGAACTCAAGGAGAACCTCCGCCGCGCGCTCACCTCCCTCAGCCCGGAGACGATCAGCGAGGTCGCGCGGCTGCTCGACGTCGACCCCCCGGGCCCGCTCGTGCCCGTCACGAAGGACGACTACACCTCGCTGTTCCGCCTCGCCGATGAACTCCACATGACCCCCGAGGACGTCTCATGA